CTAAGGCAACAGCTGAGGTGTCGGATCCTCCTCTCCCGAGGGTGGTGATTTCGGCGGTGCCGCCCCGGCTGAGGCTGGTGCCTTGGAAGCCAGCAACGACCACCACTTGCCCTTCGGCAAGCCGGTCGCGCAGCCGGTCGGTGCGCACATCGAGGATGCGGGCCCGGCCATGGGCGGATTCGGTCACGATCCCCACTTGGGCTCCAGTCATCGAAACCGCTGGCACGCCCAATTCATGGAGGGCCATCGAGAGCAGGGCGATCGAGACCTGTTCGCCGGTGGAGAGCAACATGTCCATCTCCCGCTGCGGGGGGGCGGCACTGATCGCTTTGGCCTTGGCGGTGAGCTCGTCGGTGGTGTGGCCCATGGCCGACACCACAATCACCAGATCATTGCCCTCTTCTTTGCAGTCGGCGATGCGCCGGGCGACGGCCTGCAGGCGTTCCACGCTGCCGACGGACGTGCCGCCGAACTTCTGCACCAGCAGGGCCATCAACGCCGTCCAATTGGACTTTGATTATTTCAGCTCATCTGAGTTGGGCTCAGCCGAGGAGGCCATCGCGAAAAGCATCACCAGGTTGTGCGCCGCGTTTGAGGGCTGCTTCCACGTTCAGCAAGCGACCCAGCAAGCTCAGGCAGCGCTGCGAGCTGCGGCCTTGCAATTGCTTGCGCATCACGTAGATCCGCTTTGGATTGCCGATGCCGGCGGCTTTGGCAATCACGGCTACATCACGCTCTCCCTGTTGTTCCAGCAGCAACACCCAAAGCCAGCCACGAATTTGTCCGGTGAGGGTGGCAACGATGCGCAGGGCGGGTTCACCCGCATCGATCAGGGCGTCCAGGAGCCCGATGGCACCGCCGGCATCGCCTTCCAGTAAGGCATCGCCTACGGCTAAGGCATTGGTGGCTTGGCCTTCAATCAGGCTCTGCACGGCTTCAGCGCTGATGCGCTCATGCCCATGGCTTTCGGCGTGGAGCGCCAGTTTTTGAATCTCCATGCTGAGGCGTGCGCTGTCATTGCCGATGGCATCAACGAGGGCGGACACGGCCGCCGCTTCCATGCTCACGTTGAGATCCGCGGCTGTGCGCTCCACCAGTTGGCGTTGGCCGGCCCCATCCCAGATCGCTGGGAGTTGAAATGTTTGTTCGCTGGCGAGCCCCTGCTTGATCCGTTTCTGCAGAGCCTTCGTGGTGCGTAACCGTCCGTCTGGCTTGGCTGGGTTGGTGAGCACCAGCTGGGTGCTGTCTGGGATCAGCTCGAGGGCCGCTTCAAAGCGATCGGCCAGTTCGCTTGGACAGGCATTGCAGAAGGGTGAGCGTTGCAGCAACACCACGCGCATGCCTGCGCCAAAGGGGGGAGTTCGGGCTTCTTCAAGGGCCTGTTGCGCTTGGCCGGCTTCGCTGCCATCGAGGCGGCTGAGGTTGATGCTGCTCCAGGTGGGGTCAATCGCCTCCTCGATCAGGGCTGTAACGGCACGGTCGCGGGCCGCACTGTCGTCACCCCAGAGCAGATGGA
The genomic region above belongs to Synechococcus sp. WH 8016 and contains:
- the holA gene encoding DNA polymerase III subunit delta translates to MPIHLLWGDDSAARDRAVTALIEEAIDPTWSSINLSRLDGSEAGQAQQALEEARTPPFGAGMRVVLLQRSPFCNACPSELADRFEAALELIPDSTQLVLTNPAKPDGRLRTTKALQKRIKQGLASEQTFQLPAIWDGAGQRQLVERTAADLNVSMEAAAVSALVDAIGNDSARLSMEIQKLALHAESHGHERISAEAVQSLIEGQATNALAVGDALLEGDAGGAIGLLDALIDAGEPALRIVATLTGQIRGWLWVLLLEQQGERDVAVIAKAAGIGNPKRIYVMRKQLQGRSSQRCLSLLGRLLNVEAALKRGAQPGDAFRDGLLG